In Phreatobacter stygius, a genomic segment contains:
- a CDS encoding RNA polymerase sigma factor: MPVRADDPARRAVERAARASYGRLVAFLSTRTRDVAGAEDALAEAFATALQQWPADGVPANPDAWLLTVARRRGADALRRRRTSAVHAPHLMLIADEIEAAAASLGDIPDRRLALMFACAHPAIEPGIRTPLILQTILGLTAAAIASAFLMPPATMGQRLVRAKARLREAGIAFAIPDKEELPGRLDAVLEAVYAAYAKGWAETGEPGTPQLADEAIWLGRVLVALLPEQPEAKGMLALMLQAEARRPARRDTGGAYVPLDAQDTRLWDIARVREAEMLLAEANAGGPSGRYQIEAAIQSAHAARRLHGVASWGAIVALYDLLFALAPSPVVALNRAVARAELDGPAAALEEIDRLAGDPRMADYQPYWAARGHLCARAGRCGDAKAALTLAIGLAADPAVRLYLQGQRDRLCNGGT; this comes from the coding sequence ATGCCGGTCCGGGCCGACGACCCGGCGCGCCGCGCCGTCGAGCGGGCGGCACGCGCGAGCTATGGCCGCCTCGTCGCCTTTCTCAGCACCCGCACCCGCGATGTCGCCGGCGCCGAGGACGCGCTGGCGGAGGCCTTCGCGACAGCACTGCAGCAATGGCCCGCCGACGGCGTGCCGGCCAATCCCGATGCCTGGCTGTTGACCGTGGCGCGCCGGCGCGGCGCCGATGCCTTGCGCCGCCGGCGGACCAGCGCGGTCCACGCGCCACATCTGATGCTGATCGCCGACGAGATCGAAGCCGCTGCGGCAAGCCTGGGCGACATCCCCGACCGGCGCCTGGCGCTGATGTTCGCCTGCGCCCATCCGGCGATCGAGCCGGGCATTCGCACCCCGCTGATCCTGCAGACCATTCTCGGCTTGACCGCCGCCGCGATCGCTTCGGCCTTCCTGATGCCGCCGGCAACCATGGGTCAGCGGCTGGTCCGCGCCAAGGCCAGGCTCCGCGAGGCCGGCATCGCCTTCGCCATCCCCGACAAGGAGGAACTGCCGGGCCGGCTCGATGCCGTGCTGGAGGCCGTTTATGCGGCCTATGCCAAGGGCTGGGCCGAGACCGGCGAACCCGGCACACCGCAACTTGCCGACGAAGCGATCTGGCTCGGCCGGGTGCTCGTCGCGCTTTTGCCTGAACAACCCGAGGCCAAGGGCATGCTGGCGCTGATGCTGCAAGCCGAGGCGCGGCGGCCGGCCCGGCGCGATACTGGCGGCGCCTATGTGCCGCTGGACGCGCAGGACACCAGGCTCTGGGATATCGCCCGGGTCCGAGAGGCCGAGATGCTGCTGGCCGAGGCCAATGCCGGTGGCCCGAGCGGGCGCTACCAGATCGAGGCGGCGATCCAGTCGGCCCACGCGGCACGGCGCCTGCACGGCGTTGCGAGCTGGGGCGCCATCGTGGCGCTCTACGACCTTCTGTTCGCCCTGGCGCCGTCGCCGGTGGTGGCCCTCAACCGCGCCGTGGCGCGTGCCGAGCTCGACGGTCCCGCCGCGGCGCTCGAAGAGATCGATCGCCTGGCGGGCGACCCGCGCATGGCCGACTATCAACCCTATTGGGCGGCGCGCGGCCATCTCTGCGCGCGCGCCGGCCGGTGCGGCGACGCCAAGGCGGCGCTGACGCTCGCCATTGGCCTAGCCGCCGATCCGGCGGTCCGCCTGTACCTGCAGGGCCAGCGCGACCGTTTGTGCAACGGCGGGACATAA
- a CDS encoding ferritin-like domain-containing protein, whose protein sequence is MAKIHALDDMFLDLLKDVYYAEKQILKALPKMAKAARSTQLKAAFEKHRDETEGHVERLEQVFEIVGQTPRGKTCDAILGIIEEGKAVIEDYDDSPALDAGLVAAAQAVEHYEIARYGTLKAWANQLGKSDAAKLFGATLAEEEKTDMALTKLAATSINKSATATAA, encoded by the coding sequence ATGGCAAAGATTCACGCGCTGGACGACATGTTTCTCGATCTGTTGAAGGACGTCTATTACGCCGAAAAACAGATCCTCAAGGCCTTGCCCAAAATGGCCAAGGCGGCCCGCTCGACGCAGTTGAAGGCGGCCTTCGAAAAGCACCGCGACGAGACCGAAGGCCATGTCGAGCGCCTCGAGCAGGTGTTCGAGATCGTCGGGCAGACGCCGCGCGGCAAGACCTGCGACGCGATCCTCGGCATTATCGAGGAGGGCAAGGCGGTCATCGAAGACTATGACGACAGCCCGGCGCTCGATGCCGGCCTGGTGGCTGCGGCCCAGGCGGTCGAGCATTACGAGATCGCCCGCTACGGTACGCTCAAGGCCTGGGCGAACCAGCTCGGCAAGAGCGACGCGGCCAAGCTCTTCGGCGCCACTTTGGCCGAGGAAGAGAAGACCGACATGGCCCTGACCAAGCTCGCGGCAACCTCGATCAACAAGAGCGCCACGGCAACAGCCGCCTGA
- a CDS encoding glutathione S-transferase N-terminal domain-containing protein, which translates to MPDLSAFPIATRWPAAHPDRLQLYSLPTPNGVKVSIMLEEIGLPYEPHLVDIGKNESWTPEFLALNPNGKIPAIIDPDGPGDKPLALFESGAILIYLAEKTGKLLPDDAARRYETIQWVFFQMAAVGPMFGQVGFFHKFAGRDYADKRPLERYVNESKRLLGVLETRLEGRQWIMGDDYTIADISMLGWVRNLVGFYGAGELVAYDSFKRVPAWLDRGLARPAVQRGLDSPKRG; encoded by the coding sequence ATGCCCGACCTTTCCGCCTTTCCGATCGCCACGCGCTGGCCGGCCGCCCATCCCGACCGGCTGCAGCTCTATTCGCTGCCGACGCCGAACGGCGTCAAGGTGTCGATCATGCTCGAGGAGATCGGCCTGCCTTACGAGCCGCATCTCGTCGATATCGGCAAGAATGAAAGCTGGACGCCGGAATTCCTGGCGCTGAACCCGAACGGCAAGATCCCGGCGATCATCGATCCCGACGGGCCCGGCGACAAACCGCTGGCCCTGTTCGAATCCGGCGCGATCCTCATCTATCTCGCCGAGAAGACCGGCAAGCTGCTGCCTGATGATGCCGCCCGGCGCTACGAGACCATCCAATGGGTGTTCTTCCAGATGGCGGCGGTCGGGCCGATGTTCGGCCAGGTCGGCTTCTTCCACAAGTTCGCCGGCCGGGACTATGCCGACAAGCGGCCGCTGGAGCGCTATGTCAACGAATCCAAGCGCCTGCTCGGCGTGCTCGAGACCCGGCTCGAAGGCCGGCAATGGATCATGGGCGACGACTATACGATCGCCGATATTTCCATGCTCGGCTGGGTGCGCAACCTGGTCGGCTTCTACGGCGCCGGCGAGCTCGTCGCCTATGACAGCTTCAAGCGGGTGCCGGCCTGGCTGGACCGCGGCCTTGCGCGGCCGGCGGTGCAGCGTGGGCTGGATAGTCCGAAGCGGGGCTGA
- a CDS encoding AraC family transcriptional regulator: MTRGRFRMLRCEGAGVEAVEAATRHAFPRHSHEQYGIGLIHQGGHRSYSGRGMVEAGSGDIITVNPGEVHDGAPIGDAGRSWRMLYFDPAVIRRAASDISEGRAEACEFDRPVLRDAGLAAAFGHLFTAMTAGEDDAAGIDREALLLGLLAGLMGEAAGGAPRSVPGTIERARRRIDDAPTRPVSLADLARESGLSRFQVLRGFTRATGLTPHAYLVQRRIDLARRLIAGGTALAEAAAASGFADQSHMTRVFVRTYGVSPGGYAGALS; encoded by the coding sequence ATGACACGAGGCCGATTCAGGATGCTTCGCTGCGAGGGCGCCGGCGTCGAGGCGGTCGAGGCCGCGACGCGCCATGCCTTTCCCCGGCATTCGCACGAGCAATATGGCATTGGCCTGATCCACCAGGGCGGCCACAGATCCTATAGCGGCCGGGGCATGGTCGAGGCAGGCTCCGGCGACATCATCACGGTCAATCCCGGCGAGGTGCATGACGGCGCGCCGATCGGCGATGCCGGCCGGTCGTGGCGCATGCTCTATTTCGATCCGGCGGTCATTCGCCGGGCCGCCTCTGATATCAGCGAGGGCAGGGCGGAGGCTTGCGAGTTCGACCGGCCGGTGCTGCGCGATGCCGGGCTCGCCGCCGCCTTCGGGCATCTGTTCACCGCCATGACGGCCGGCGAGGACGATGCCGCCGGGATCGACCGGGAGGCGCTGCTGCTCGGGCTGCTCGCCGGGCTCATGGGCGAAGCGGCGGGCGGCGCGCCGCGTTCGGTGCCCGGGACGATCGAGCGGGCCCGTCGCCGGATCGACGATGCGCCGACCAGGCCGGTCAGCCTTGCCGACCTCGCCCGCGAAAGCGGGCTCAGCCGGTTCCAGGTCCTGCGCGGTTTCACCCGGGCCACCGGGCTGACGCCGCATGCCTATCTGGTGCAGCGCCGGATCGACCTGGCGCGCCGGCTGATCGCCGGCGGCACGGCGCTGGCGGAAGCCGCAGCCGCCAGCGGCTTCGCCGACCAGAGCCACATGACCCGCGTCTTCGTGCGGACCTATGGCGTCTCGCCCGGCGGTTATGCCGGCGCGCTGAGCTGA
- a CDS encoding SRPBCC domain-containing protein, with translation MPAETMADEPAAAREVVITRVFDVPARFLFEAYSKAEHLTQWFGPVGWPLTLCEIDFRVGGRFRFAMTGPSGKQNTPFGGEYLEIVPNRKIAYDNGFERPNAGRMIVTVSFDEKDERTTLTIHTLFDTVAMKNAHVGGGYVQGTGSGLDQLAVVAAAMRVRASLRDRPLAAGG, from the coding sequence ATGCCGGCTGAGACGATGGCGGACGAACCCGCAGCCGCACGCGAAGTCGTCATCACCAGGGTGTTCGACGTGCCCGCGCGCTTCCTGTTCGAGGCCTATAGCAAGGCCGAGCACCTGACCCAGTGGTTCGGCCCGGTCGGCTGGCCGCTGACCTTGTGCGAGATCGATTTCCGGGTCGGCGGGCGGTTCCGCTTCGCCATGACCGGGCCGAGCGGCAAGCAGAACACGCCCTTCGGCGGCGAATATCTCGAGATCGTGCCGAACCGGAAGATTGCCTATGACAACGGTTTCGAGCGCCCCAACGCCGGACGGATGATCGTCACCGTCAGCTTCGACGAGAAGGACGAGCGCACGACGCTGACCATCCATACGCTGTTCGACACGGTGGCGATGAAGAACGCCCATGTCGGCGGCGGCTATGTCCAGGGCACCGGTTCCGGCCTCGACCAGCTCGCCGTCGTGGCGGCCGCCATGCGGGTGCGGGCGAGCCTTCGGGACCGGCCTCTGGCCGCCGGCGGCTGA
- a CDS encoding YciI family protein, with translation MRYLLMLYADEAVGSKFTPDEMRPFMEQMFAYQAALTKAGAFVATAPLARTDRACTIRMEGGEMKVHDGPYAETREQFGGYFIIEAADIDMARTWAARCPAATWGSIEIREIIDHCYP, from the coding sequence ATGCGCTATCTGCTGATGCTTTACGCCGACGAAGCCGTGGGGTCCAAGTTCACGCCGGACGAGATGCGGCCGTTCATGGAACAGATGTTCGCCTACCAGGCGGCGCTCACCAAGGCCGGGGCCTTCGTCGCGACCGCCCCGCTGGCACGCACCGACCGAGCCTGCACCATCCGCATGGAGGGCGGCGAGATGAAGGTCCATGACGGCCCCTATGCCGAGACCCGCGAACAGTTCGGTGGTTATTTCATCATCGAGGCTGCCGATATCGACATGGCGCGGACCTGGGCCGCACGCTGTCCGGCGGCGACCTGGGGCAGCATCGAGATCCGTGAGATCATCGACCATTGCTACCCGTGA
- a CDS encoding type II toxin-antitoxin system VapC family toxin — MAGFDFDGARRWARFDPEKALTRRPDRELAFAHEDAVGGQALLLDTCVYIDQMQGRSPAIVEDLIDARQINHSTVAIQELMHTVGVLNPADRRTPTVIHAIRAQIEAMPPHRVFAPDPDVLGKAALLSGMLCRLQGYATDHKLRALQDCVLFLQAQKLGFTVLTANVGDFDMLQQLLPGRVLFYRKL, encoded by the coding sequence GTGGCGGGTTTTGACTTCGATGGAGCTCGCCGCTGGGCTCGGTTCGATCCCGAGAAGGCGCTCACCCGCCGCCCTGACCGCGAACTGGCTTTCGCCCATGAGGACGCGGTCGGCGGCCAGGCACTGCTGCTGGACACCTGCGTCTACATCGATCAGATGCAAGGCCGGTCGCCGGCGATCGTCGAGGATCTGATCGACGCGCGGCAGATCAATCACTCGACCGTCGCCATACAGGAATTGATGCATACGGTGGGTGTGCTCAATCCCGCCGACCGGCGCACGCCCACGGTGATCCACGCGATTCGCGCGCAGATCGAGGCAATGCCTCCGCATCGGGTTTTCGCTCCCGACCCCGACGTGCTCGGCAAGGCGGCGCTGCTATCCGGCATGCTGTGCCGGCTTCAGGGTTATGCCACCGATCACAAGCTTCGCGCCCTGCAGGACTGCGTGCTCTTTCTTCAGGCACAGAAGCTCGGCTTCACGGTGCTGACCGCAAATGTCGGAGATTTCGACATGCTGCAGCAATTGCTCCCTGGACGCGTGCTGTTCTATCGCAAGCTGTAG
- a CDS encoding ArsR/SmtB family transcription factor, with amino-acid sequence MEQLDRVFGALADPTRRAILARLATGEATVNELVAPFALSQPTISKHLKVLETAGLVSRGRSAQFRPVRLNAEPLAGAAEFLGEYRRFWEQSLDRLEAYAKELKRQEDGDAG; translated from the coding sequence ATGGAACAGCTTGATCGCGTCTTCGGAGCGCTCGCCGATCCGACGCGCCGCGCCATCCTGGCGCGCCTCGCCACCGGCGAGGCGACGGTCAACGAACTGGTCGCGCCTTTCGCATTGAGCCAGCCGACCATCTCGAAACATCTGAAGGTGCTGGAGACAGCCGGGCTGGTGTCGCGCGGCCGCAGCGCCCAGTTCCGGCCGGTGCGCCTGAATGCCGAGCCGCTGGCGGGCGCGGCCGAGTTTCTCGGCGAGTACCGGCGCTTCTGGGAACAGAGCCTCGACCGGCTCGAGGCCTACGCCAAGGAGCTCAAGCGCCAGGAGGACGGCGATGCCGGCTGA
- a CDS encoding DMT family transporter: MSRQVQGYVFLALAMVLVGSTVVASKVIATGLPPFTATALRFAVALPVFVALMSVTRTPWPKLDRRDWLILLLQASAGSVGYTVLLIWGLGLTSATDAGVVTGTLPIVAAAISIGVLGERPDRRLLAAIGLAAIGVLSITGAAPDGGGHSLLGNALIFAAVVGEGLFILLNKRLRAAISPLALSALLTGIGLALSSVPALIEQPWMMPVAPEALAAVAYYGLVPTVGGFLLWYAGAARVSGVEASLFTALAPVSAVLLAVVLLNETIGLAQVIGIGCVLAAVLTIGLPRRTQASV, encoded by the coding sequence ATGTCGCGGCAGGTTCAAGGTTATGTGTTTCTGGCGCTCGCCATGGTGCTGGTCGGCAGCACGGTGGTCGCCAGCAAGGTGATCGCGACGGGATTGCCGCCATTCACCGCGACCGCGCTGAGGTTCGCCGTGGCGCTGCCGGTCTTCGTCGCCCTGATGTCCGTCACCCGGACCCCTTGGCCGAAGCTCGACCGGCGCGACTGGCTGATCCTGCTCTTGCAGGCCAGTGCCGGCAGCGTCGGTTACACGGTGCTGCTGATCTGGGGCCTCGGGCTGACCTCGGCGACCGATGCCGGCGTGGTCACCGGCACCCTGCCGATCGTCGCCGCGGCGATCTCGATCGGGGTTCTCGGCGAGCGGCCGGACCGGCGATTGCTCGCCGCCATCGGGCTCGCCGCGATCGGGGTCTTGTCGATCACCGGCGCCGCGCCGGATGGCGGCGGCCATTCGCTGCTCGGCAATGCCCTGATCTTCGCCGCGGTGGTCGGCGAGGGCCTGTTCATCCTGCTCAACAAGCGCCTGCGCGCGGCGATCTCGCCACTTGCCCTGTCGGCGCTGCTGACCGGCATCGGCCTGGCGCTGTCGAGCGTCCCGGCGCTGATCGAACAGCCCTGGATGATGCCGGTCGCGCCGGAAGCGCTCGCCGCCGTCGCCTATTACGGGCTGGTGCCGACGGTTGGCGGATTTCTGCTCTGGTATGCCGGCGCTGCCCGGGTGAGCGGCGTCGAAGCCTCGCTGTTCACCGCGCTCGCGCCGGTCTCGGCGGTGCTGCTCGCCGTCGTCCTGCTCAATGAGACGATTGGCCTGGCGCAGGTCATCGGCATCGGCTGCGTGCTGGCGGCGGTCCTGACCATCGGCCTGCCGCGGCGAACCCAGGCATCGGTTTGA
- a CDS encoding Lrp/AsnC family transcriptional regulator, whose protein sequence is MLDDLDRRIVEILADDARISLKELAQRVELSSPSASDRLRRLEERGVIRAFTVDIDPQALGYTLQAIVRIKPLPGKLHTVQKLIREIPEFTECDKVTGDDCFIARLHLRSIEELDRILDRITDKAETSTAIVKAQPVKRRLPPL, encoded by the coding sequence ATGCTCGATGATCTCGACCGGCGCATCGTCGAAATCCTGGCCGATGACGCCCGCATCTCGCTGAAGGAGCTGGCGCAACGGGTCGAGTTGTCCTCGCCGAGCGCTTCCGACCGCCTGCGCCGGCTGGAAGAACGCGGCGTGATCCGCGCCTTCACCGTCGATATCGATCCGCAGGCGCTCGGCTACACCCTGCAGGCGATCGTCCGCATCAAGCCGCTGCCGGGCAAGCTGCACACGGTCCAGAAGCTGATCCGGGAGATCCCCGAATTCACCGAATGCGACAAGGTGACCGGCGACGACTGCTTCATCGCCCGGCTGCACCTGCGGTCGATCGAAGAGCTCGACCGGATCCTCGACCGCATCACCGACAAGGCCGAGACCAGCACGGCGATCGTCAAGGCCCAGCCGGTCAAGCGGCGCCTGCCGCCGCTTTAG
- a CDS encoding alpha/beta fold hydrolase — MTETAGGSGYATVDGLKIYYELHGGAPTGGRTPMVLLPGGLMAIDTALVEDLIPRFARSRPVVAIEPQGHGHTGDRGGPVTIDRMVEDTAGVLAHLGVGQADFVGHSLGGLIAIGLAIHHPARVRSVTTLGAFTMLEGMLPELVKLQRDPSHQPSAELIPLLPTEADFAAWQENFRRHAPDPTAWEAVVVKLNAMLAEWQGWTAAELRGIRARFLVAIGDNDFTRVEHAAEMARLIPGAQLAVLPGTTHMNIITRGAWLEPMIDARLAHDAG; from the coding sequence ATGACGGAAACGGCAGGCGGCAGCGGTTACGCGACGGTCGACGGCCTGAAGATCTATTATGAGCTGCATGGCGGCGCGCCGACCGGCGGCCGGACGCCAATGGTGCTCCTGCCCGGCGGGCTGATGGCGATCGATACCGCGCTTGTCGAAGATCTCATCCCGCGTTTCGCCAGGAGCCGGCCGGTCGTCGCCATCGAGCCGCAAGGCCACGGCCATACCGGGGATCGCGGCGGCCCCGTCACGATCGATCGGATGGTCGAGGACACCGCCGGCGTCCTGGCCCATCTCGGCGTCGGCCAGGCCGACTTCGTCGGCCATAGCCTGGGCGGGCTGATCGCGATCGGCCTGGCGATCCATCACCCGGCCAGAGTGCGCAGCGTCACAACGCTCGGCGCCTTCACCATGCTGGAGGGCATGCTGCCCGAACTGGTGAAGCTGCAGCGCGACCCGAGCCACCAGCCCTCGGCCGAGCTGATCCCGCTTTTGCCGACGGAAGCCGATTTCGCCGCCTGGCAGGAAAACTTCCGGCGCCATGCGCCGGATCCGACCGCCTGGGAGGCGGTGGTGGTCAAGCTCAACGCCATGCTGGCGGAGTGGCAGGGCTGGACCGCGGCCGAGCTCCGCGGCATTCGCGCGCGCTTCCTGGTCGCGATCGGCGACAACGACTTCACCCGGGTCGAGCACGCCGCCGAAATGGCGCGGCTGATCCCCGGTGCGCAGCTCGCCGTACTGCCCGGCACGACGCATATGAACATCATCACGCGCGGCGCTTGGCTCGAGCCGATGATCGACGCGCGGCTGGCCCATGACGCTGGCTGA
- a CDS encoding DMT family transporter: MTEKLRGTAEMTAAMAISGTIGWFVVVSGLPVMDVVFWRCVFGAATLLVVCAAMGLLRRDIITPGQAGLAALGGLAIVANWLLLFAAYPHASISIATAVYNTQPFMLVGLGVLVFGERPTVTQLGWLGIAFAGMLAIVQAKPSAAAIGADYLTGILLALGAAFFYAVAAIVAKRLKGVPPHLITLIQVSVGMVMLLPLANLAELPAGAATWGALGTLGIVHTGVVFVLLYGAIQKLPTNLTGALSFIYPVVAVLVDLIAFGHHLQWLQVAGASAILLAAAGMTLGWSPFSRRVPGQACDSAAG, from the coding sequence ATGACCGAGAAGCTGCGCGGCACCGCCGAGATGACCGCCGCCATGGCGATTTCCGGCACGATCGGATGGTTCGTCGTGGTCTCCGGCTTGCCGGTCATGGACGTCGTGTTCTGGCGCTGCGTGTTCGGCGCGGCGACCTTGCTGGTGGTCTGCGCCGCCATGGGACTGCTCCGGCGCGACATCATCACACCAGGCCAGGCGGGCCTCGCCGCGCTCGGCGGCCTCGCCATCGTCGCCAACTGGCTCCTGCTGTTCGCCGCCTATCCGCATGCCTCGATCTCGATCGCGACAGCGGTCTACAACACCCAGCCCTTCATGCTGGTCGGCCTCGGCGTGCTGGTCTTCGGCGAGCGGCCGACCGTCACCCAGCTCGGCTGGCTCGGCATCGCCTTTGCCGGAATGCTGGCGATCGTACAGGCCAAGCCCTCGGCCGCCGCGATCGGCGCGGATTATCTCACCGGCATCCTGCTGGCGCTCGGCGCCGCGTTCTTTTATGCGGTGGCGGCAATCGTCGCCAAGCGCCTCAAGGGGGTTCCGCCACACCTGATCACCTTGATCCAGGTGTCGGTCGGGATGGTCATGCTGCTGCCGCTCGCCAATCTGGCCGAACTGCCGGCGGGTGCCGCCACCTGGGGCGCGCTCGGCACGCTCGGCATCGTGCATACCGGCGTGGTCTTCGTGCTGCTTTACGGCGCGATCCAGAAGCTGCCGACCAACCTGACCGGCGCCCTGTCCTTCATCTATCCGGTGGTCGCGGTGCTGGTCGACCTGATCGCTTTCGGCCATCACCTGCAATGGCTGCAGGTCGCCGGCGCCAGCGCCATCCTGCTCGCCGCCGCGGGCATGACGCTCGGCTGGTCGCCGTTCAGCCGGCGGGTGCCGGGACAGGCCTGCGATTCAGCCGCCGGATAG
- a CDS encoding helix-turn-helix domain-containing protein, protein MADRDPKKVELDAGAHVLSGNLGRTVQRLRKAYNLSLSELSEQSGVAKSIISQIERNETNPTLATIWRLSQALDVSIERVLATATEEPFLEKLSKGDTPLLVSDDGKCRLSITGWIKTVEWLQWYDFHCDPGGVLESEGHQRGSVESLSVLEGEFVVEVGDRVETVRAGESVRYRCDGRHVIRNVGTETAHATMVCILKAAVMD, encoded by the coding sequence ATGGCCGACCGCGATCCGAAAAAAGTCGAGCTGGATGCCGGCGCTCATGTGTTGTCAGGCAATCTCGGCCGGACGGTCCAGCGCCTGCGCAAGGCCTATAACCTGTCGCTTTCGGAATTGTCCGAGCAGTCCGGCGTGGCCAAGTCGATCATCAGCCAGATCGAGCGCAACGAGACCAATCCGACGCTGGCGACGATCTGGCGGCTGAGCCAGGCGCTCGACGTGTCGATCGAGCGGGTGCTGGCGACCGCAACCGAAGAGCCGTTCCTGGAAAAGCTGTCGAAGGGCGACACGCCGCTGCTCGTCTCCGACGACGGCAAGTGCCGGCTGTCGATCACCGGCTGGATCAAGACGGTGGAATGGCTGCAATGGTACGATTTCCATTGCGATCCGGGCGGCGTGCTGGAGAGCGAAGGCCATCAGCGCGGCTCGGTGGAAAGCCTGTCGGTGCTGGAAGGCGAATTCGTCGTCGAGGTCGGCGACCGGGTCGAGACGGTGAGGGCGGGAGAGAGCGTGCGCTACCGCTGCGACGGCCGCCATGTCATCCGCAATGTCGGCACCGAAACCGCCCATGCCACCATGGTCTGCATCCTCAAAGCCGCCGTGATGGATTGA